GTTTCGTTTTTTAACAATCTTCCAATAATGACCGATAATATTGGACAGTACGTTTCAGCCCCTCGTTAAGAGACGTATGAGGTTTCCAATTAAATATTTTAGTTATTTTATCATGACTTAAATAACTATGCTTAATATCCCCCGGTCTTTCTGAACTATAATCAGGGTTAAACGTATTCCCCACTTCTCTACAGAGAACCATTAGCAACTGATTTATCGTTGTCTGAGACTGAGAACTAACATTAAATACCCCATTAACCTTTGTTTCATTACTCCTTAAAAATGGTGTAATGACAGCTTTAACGACATCATCCACATACACGAAATCACGAGTCTGCTGACCATCCCCTTGGATTAAGGGTGTACGTCCTGACAATAATTTTTCTATAAAAATTGTAATTACCCCTGCTTCTGTATCAGCACTTTGTCTTGGACCATAAACATTCGCAAATCTAAGCGCACTTATATTCATGTCGTAGAGAGCACCAAAAGTTTGGACATATTGCTCCGCAGCAAGTTTCGAAGCGCCATATGGTGACAACGGTTTAGTATGCTCTTCCTCGGTAATAGGCAAGTTCTCTACATGCCCATATACAGCGGCTGAAGAAGCATAAACGAACGTTTTAACCTCATGCCTTCTTGCTACTTCTAATAATGTCACAGTCCCTTTCACGTTAATCATTAAATCTTCTAGTGGATTATTAAGTGACGGACCAACTTTACTTTGTGCAGCTAAATGAATAACACTTGACATACTAGGGTTTTTTTTAAAGATTTTTTCTATAAGATCGTCATCCCTCACATCACCCTCAATAAATGTGACAGCAGGAGATAAATTAATATTCCTTCTATTACCTGTTGAAAGATTATCAAGGACAACAACCGATATACCGCTCTCTACAAGAGCATCCGTAACATGAGAACCTATAAACCCAGCGCCTCCTGTAATTAATACAGTATCCATACGTCATCTCCTGTCCTTTTTTGCTCAACAGCACGCTATAAATTAAGTGTTGAGCGTGATTTAGTCGTTGCTTGAGAGGTTTCTTCCCTCTCCTCCTCGCTACTATTATCCTTCTCTTCAGATGT
The Salipaludibacillus sp. LMS25 DNA segment above includes these coding regions:
- a CDS encoding SDR family NAD(P)-dependent oxidoreductase, with protein sequence MDTVLITGGAGFIGSHVTDALVESGISVVVLDNLSTGNRRNINLSPAVTFIEGDVRDDDLIEKIFKKNPSMSSVIHLAAQSKVGPSLNNPLEDLMINVKGTVTLLEVARRHEVKTFVYASSAAVYGHVENLPITEEEHTKPLSPYGASKLAAEQYVQTFGALYDMNISALRFANVYGPRQSADTEAGVITIFIEKLLSGRTPLIQGDGQQTRDFVYVDDVVKAVITPFLRSNETKVNGVFNVSSQSQTTINQLLMVLCREVGNTFNPDYSSERPGDIKHSYLSHDKITKIFNWKPHTSLNEGLKRTVQYYRSLLEDC